Proteins from a genomic interval of Colletotrichum higginsianum IMI 349063 chromosome 6, whole genome shotgun sequence:
- a CDS encoding Serine threonine protein kinase, with the protein MFDNPPGPNSALHAQHGHDDEVPSLNQKGEFVAIGSTSYVERLPNGIIIKTAWPGGDRAQQRRREIATEAEIYDRLGEHPCLVKKKAWDPDEHTLTLEGMPNGTLKGYLESHADVPLEQRKKWAIEAVECVQLLHNSGVIHCDIGPHNFLLDDRLRLKIIDFSGSSVDGSRTEISPGTRYAAPTLSRSLQWTPTVKADLFSLGSTIYCTMTGKPPFEEFQSEDVQKMYSNQEFPDLADIPYGDLIRGCWSQDFESVDGLVPRLDV; encoded by the coding sequence ATGTTCGATAACCCTCCAGGGCCGAACTCGGCTCTCCATGCGCAACATGGTCACGACGATGAGGTTCCATCTTTGAACCAAAAGGGCGAGTTTGTCGCCATCGGCTCAACATCCTACGTTGAGCGCTTACCCAACGGTATCATCATCAAGACAGCCTggcccggcggcgaccgCGCCCAACAGCGACGCCGCGAGATCGCCACAGAGGCCGAGATATACGATCGTCTTGGTGAACATCCTTGTTTAGTGAAAAAGAAGGCCTGGGATCCAGACGAACACACCTTGACCCTGGAAGGTATGCCCAACGGAACGCTCAAAGGCTATCTCGAGTCCCACGCGGACGTGCCTCTGGAACAGCGCAAAAAATGGGCAATCGAAGCTGTTGAGTGCGTACAGTTACTGCACAACTCGGGTGTTATTCATTGCGACATTGGGCCACACAACTTCCTCCTGGACGACCGTCTTCGTCTTAAAATCATCGACTTTTCTGGGTCCTCCGTCGACGGCTCTCGCACTGAGATCAGCCCCGGCACTCGATACGCAGCCCCCACGCTGAGCCGCTCTTTGCAGTGGACCCCGACAGTCAAAGCCGACCTCTTCAGTCTAGGTTCAACGATATACTGCACTATGACGGGCAAACCTCCGTTTGAGGAGTTTCAGAGTGAAGATGTTCAGAAGATGTATAGCAACCAAGAATTCCCCGACTTGGCTGACATACCCTATGGAGATCTCATCCGAGGCTGTTGGTCTCAGGACTTTGAGTCGGTGGACGGGCTGGTTCCTCGCTTGGACGTCTGA
- a CDS encoding Fungal specific transcription factor, whose protein sequence is MRYSTACSACRARRRKCEVPIGGGQCTYCATQNIACSRAGSIIQPKATPISPVSATSMTPKTPTVTEIMIATPPGITPSAAVADKALCFELVELYFKYIHDQLHSLFHRPSFMLDLHEGTAPLVLVYGMMALSARFSSNPIFNGISPISRGELFANEGNLLLNLRDVSLTSIQACVLLGAYSIVEGEAGAETVFYSAACRIANYHDLPNLPTPDPLQREIHIRVYWSLCMIDVWSSTGVNLPRLMNRRMDVPLPMNESTFLNMTRATNNHFDFILSPNREDSLIAQMIKLNSILMRVNDAIKSLTSDVDVTNIDETVSQLSQELEAWEVELPPGLRDTPSNLHSFAAQGLGRIFIAVHTGHYHYSQLLYYQYLDEVQRFPTSPTAQMFARKCKENAISMSRIIDLANTTPGCDAKFNMLGHIIVITSSIFIHTLLFETDEAEIANARATLERHFNTLVALRVYWPALEVCFARLRTFHELCRKSMNTSYRMDRWMLRFLTEFARPIDEKERDEDGLMDLDRWSVGNIGISPENWA, encoded by the exons ATGAGGTACTCAACTGCCTGTTCGGCATGTCG CGCGCGACGGCGCAAGTGCGAGGTgcccatcggcggcggccagtgCACGTACTGCGCGACGCAGAACATCGCCTGCTCCCGCGCCGGCTCCATCATCCAACCCAAGGCCACGCCCATCAGtcccgtctcggcgacgagtATGACGCCAAAGACGCCCACCGTCACCGAGATCATGATCGCCACCCCGCCCGGAAtcacgccctcggccgccgtcgccgacaaggcgCTCTGCTTCGAGCTCGTGGAGCTGTACTTCAAGTACATCCACGACCAGCTCCATTCTCTCTTCCACAGGCCCAGCTTCATGCTGGATCTCCACGAAGGCACCGCACCGCTGGTGCTAGTGTACGGCATGATGGCCTTGTCAGCAAG GTTCTCCTCGAACCCCATTTTCAACGGAATCTCCCCCATCTCAAGAGGAGAGCTCTTCGCAAACGAGGGAAACCTGCTGCTCAACCTGCGGGACGTATCTCTCACCAGCATCCAAGCCTGTGTTCTCCTCGGCGCATACTccatcgtcgagggcgaggccggcgccgagaccGTCTTCTACTCGGCGGCGTGCAGGATAGCCAATTACCACGATCTGCCGAACCTGCCGACCCCTGACCCGCTGCAGCGGGAGATTCACATCAGAG TGTATTGGTCGCTTTGCATGATTGACGTTTGGTCCTCCACCGGCGTCAACCTCCCGCGCCTCATGAACCGTCGGATGGACGTCCCGCTACCCATGAACGAATCGACGTTTCTCAACATGACGCGCGCCACCAACAACCACTTCGACTTCATCCTATCCCCCAACCGGGAGGACTCGCTGATCGCCCAGATGATCAAGCTGAACAGCATCCTGATGAGGGTcaacgacgccatcaagAGCCTCACGTCGGATGTCGACGTCACGAACATCGACGAGACCGTGTCGCAGCTGTCGCAGGAGCTGGAGGCCTGGGAGgtcgagctgccgccgggcCTCCGCGACACACCGAGCAACCTGCACTCCTTCGCCGCCCAGGGCCTGGGCCGCATCTTCATCGCCGTGCACACGGGCCACTACCACTACAGCCAGCTGCTCTACTACCAGTACCTTGACGAGGTCCAGCGCTTCcccacgtcgccgacggcccaGATGTTCGCCCGGAAGTGCAAGGAGAACGCCATCTCCATGTcgcgcatcatcgacctcgccaacACGACGCCCGGCTGCGACGCCAAGTTCAACATGCTCGGGcacatcatcgtcatcacgTCGTCCATCTTCATCCACACGCTGCTCttcgagacggacgaggccgagatcgccAACGCCCGCGCCACCCTCGAGCGCCACTTCAacaccctcgtcgccctgcgCGTCTACTGGCCCGCCCTCGAGGTCTGCTTCGCCCGCCTGAGGACCTTCCACGAGCTGTGTCGCAAGAGCATGAACACGAGCTACCGGATGGACCGCTGGATGCTCCGGTTCCTGACAGAGTTCGCGCGGCCGATTGACGAGAAGGAGCGGGATGAAGACGGGCTCATGGACCTCGACCGGTGGAGCGTGGGTAACATCGGCATCAGCCCGGAGAACTGGGCGTGA
- a CDS encoding Fungal specific transcription factor, protein MDSVPPVAYSTDTKTRRLRNSCDLCTRSKLKCDQMKPSCNRCVRRGQGCVYSQVRKAGRPPKTPNKLQGAEWKIRLDKGGKNLSFYTSSPRDSTPGSTTWPIHATASVSSDSRTPSPSTGERMEERMVGYFDNCSWDSDTLLNSLLDAENGWSPTYDATALDFHDGRDHGIDSFHHVNTNFPSHPDLQHSLLNQDIRAWIGHPHVQSMNTCFPDSLQEPLMSYPTMMPGKEHLGAYESGLTGHFEPFGSGKCNMDSERTPRSYHGL, encoded by the coding sequence ATGGATTCGGTCCCGCCCGTTGCCTATAGCACCGATACTAAGACGAGGAGGCTGAGGAACTCCTGTGACCTCTGTACCCGGTCAAAGTTGAAGTGCGACCAGATGAAGCCATCGTGCAACCGCTGCGTACGACGCGGCCAAGGGTGTGTTTACAGCCAAGTCCGAAAAGCCGGGAGGCCGCCCAAGACTCCGAACAAACTTCAGGGTGCAGAGTGGAAAATCCGACTAGACAAAGGCGGGAAAAACCTCTCGTTCTATACTTCCAGCCCACGCGATTCAACTCCTGGCAGCACCACTTGGCCTATCCACGCAACCGCATCCGTTTCGTCCGACAGCCGAACGCCATCCCCTTCAACAGGCGAAAGGATGGAAGAGAGGATGGTGGGGTATTTCGACAACTGTTCGTGGGACTCGGACACCCTCTTGAACTCTCTCCTGGACGCAGAGAACGGCTGGTCGCCAACGTACGACGCAACCGCCCTCGATTTCCACGACGGGAGGGATCACGGAATCGACAGTTTCCACCATGTCAACACCAACTTCCCGTCGCATCCCGATCTACAGCATTCGCTGCTGAACCAAGACATTCGGGCTTGGATAGGCCACCCACACGTTCAATCGATGAACACCTGCTTTCCGGATTCGCTACAAGAGCCGCTAATGTCCTACCCGACGATGATGCCGGGAAAAGAACATCTCGGAGCTTACGAGTCTGGTTTGACAGGCCATTTCGAGCCGTTTGGAAGCGGAAAATGCAACATGGATTCGGAAAGGACACCCAGGAGTTATCATGGTTTATGA
- a CDS encoding Major facilitator superfamily transporter produces the protein MADSITEKEKIAFPSTPVDDGLGKSTQEVTLTKDGFSVHPQPVPGDAMDPLNWSSFQKHTILAIVMALYFMFTYITTTTVPSFPELQDQYSLTLEMVNWTVAIPALGLAIGPLLWSSLADIIGRRTIFIAGTIVAFAATIGAAKAPSYGGYMAARFFQGLGVSPAATVGLAIINDMFFEHERGQKVGLWVLAIDLGLLTGPLIGGFVDLVDHYWIQWLTAIFFAVILAAELAFLPETLYPRDYMLSRTSGVGAVPATGGVVDEKTFATGTATPDSLAVLRTKKLAFLNVKPVPSVKHPKAWASIVRFGKLFKYPVVPIATGVYCFGWYWWVLSVITMIPVAYADYSPQTQGRRKGNISNEGSDKSLFFIGLIVGTLVSEIFFSGKLSDWLVVELAKRNGGIKTAEMRLWLAYPAAVLTSVGLIIWGVSIDNAYHWMVGQVAFALFGAGIQMGNTVICSYIVDAYPLQSMAVITFYAVLLNLSAFIDPFFIAPWVTNVGYTWTFAGHGIITIFFCIPALALLHLYGGKMRQKAGEPEWVNPEYDHDIMRES, from the exons ATGGCCGACTCAATcacggagaaggagaagattGCATTTCCGTCGACTCCCGTGGATGACGGTCTCGGAAAGTCAACGCAGGAAGTCACCCTCACAAAAGATGGCTTCAGCGTGCACCCTCAGCCCGTCCCTGGCGACGCCATGGACCCCCTTAACTGGTCGTCGTTCCAGAAGCACACGATTCTGGCCATCGTCATGGCATT GTACTTCATGTTCACCTAcatcacgacgacgacggttCCCTCCTTTCCCGAGCTCCAGGACCAGTACTCCCTCACCCTCGAGATGGTGAACTGGACCGTGGCCATCCCGGCTCTTGGCCTCGCCATCGGTCCACTCCTCTGGTCCTCGCTGGCCGACATCATCGGCCGCCGCAccatcttcatcgccggAACCATAGTGGCCTTCGCCGCcaccatcggcgccgccaaggcccCCTCGTACGGCGGGTACATGGCCGCCCGTTTCTTCCAGGGCCTGGGCGTGAgccccgccgccaccgtcggcctGGCCATCATCAACGACATGTTCTTCGAGCACGAGCGCGGGCAGAAGGTCGGCCTCTGGGTGCTGgccatcgacctcggcctgctcaCGGGCCCGCTGATCGGGGGGTTCGTGGACCTGGTCGACCACTACTGGATCCAGTGGCTGacggccatcttcttcgccgtcatCCTGGCGGCCGAGCTGGCCTTCCTGCCCGAGACGCTGTACCCGCGGGACTACATGCTGTCCAGGACGAGCGGCGTCGGTGCCGTCCCCGCCACGGGGGGCGTCGTTGACGAGAAGACCTTCGCCACGGGCACGGCGACGCCGGACTCCCTGGCGGTTTTGAGGACCAAGAAGTTGGCCTTCTTGAACGTGAAGCCCGTGCCCTCGGTAAAACACCCGAAGGCCTGGGCTTCGATCGTCCGGTTCGGGAAGCTGTTCAAGTACCCCGTCGTCCCCATCGCGACAGGGGTCTACTGCTTCGGATGGTACTGGTGGGTGTTGTCCGTCATCACCATGATCCCCGTCGCATACGCGGATTACTCGCCGCAGACGCAGGG TCGGCGTAAGGGGAACATTTCTAACGAAGGGAGCGACAAAAGCCTCTTCTTTATCGGCCTGATCGTAGGCACGCTGGTTTCGGAaatcttcttctccggcAAGCTGAGCGATTGGCTGGTGGTCGAGCTCGCGAAGCGCAACGGTGGTatcaagacggccgagatgcGTCTGTGGCTAGCGTATCCCGCAGCCGTCTTGACGTCCGTCGGCCTTATTATCTGGGGCGTCAGCATCGACAACGCGTACCACTGGATGGTCGGTCAGGTTGCTTTCGCGTTGT TCGGTGCCGGTATCCAGATGGGCAACACCGTCATCTGTTCCTACATCGTCGATGCCTACCCTCTCCAGAGCATGGCCGTCATCACCTTCTACGCCGTGCTGCTCAACCTCAGCGCCTTCATCGACCCCTTCTTCATCGCGCCCTGGGTCACGAATGTGGGCTACACGTGGACGTTTGCGGGGCATggcatcatcaccatctTCTTCTGCATTCCGGCTTTGGCACTTCTGCATCTCTACGGCGGGAAGATGAGGCAAAAGGCTGGTGAGCCTGAGTGGGTGAATCCGGAGTACGATCACGATATCATGAGGGAGTCTTGA
- a CDS encoding Endoglucanase-4 — translation MPSFKNSVVLSALAGAASVMAHGHVNYFNDGAEKFEGYDVTKLPYQNPAPDVYGWANGATDNGFVAPSAYTGADIICHRDSKNAALTAKVAAGDKLQIFWDTWPESHKGPVIDYLASCGDDCSTVDKTSLEFFKIQEAGLTSGSWASDELIAKNFSWEVTIPTSLKPGKYVWRHEIIALHSAGQEDGAQNYPQCLNIEVTGSGSELPAGTKGTSLYTPTDAGILVSIYNNLDSYEIPGPKLPAAFGGSGSGSGSSAAPAPTSTAAPVASAPAVTSAPAAATTTAAAEAAVTSAPASAQQPAPTGGATAPTCEEKRRRRLARRMARQHARDVVRRV, via the coding sequence ATGCCTTCCTTCAAGAACTCCGTTGTCCTTTCCGCCCTTgctggcgccgcctccgtcatGGCCCACGGCCACGTCAACTACTtcaacgacggcgccgagaagTTCGAGGGCTACGACGTCACCAAGCTGCCCTACCAGAACCCTGCCCCCGATGTCTACGGCTGGGCCAACGGCGCCACCGACAACGGCTTCGTCGCCCCCTCGGCCTACACTGGTGCCGACATCATCTGCCACCGCGACTCCAAGAACGCTGCCTTGACCGCCAAGGTTGCCGCCGGTGACAAGCTCCAGATCTTCTGGGACACCTGGCCCGAGTCCCACAAGGGCCCCGTCATCGACTACCTCGCCTCGTGCGGTGACGACTGCTCCACCGTCGACAAGACCTCGCTCGAGTTCTTCAAGATCCAGGAGGCTGGTCTCACCAGCGGCAGCTGGGCTTCCGACGAGCTCATCGCCAAGAACTTCTCCTGGGAGGTCACCATCCCCACCTCCCTGAAGCCCGGCAAGTACGTCTGGCGCCACGAGATCATTGCTCTCCACTCCGCCGGCCAGGAGGACGGCGCCCAGAACTACCCCCAGTGCCTCAACATCGAGGTtaccggctccggctctgAGCTCCCCGCCGGTACCAAGGGTACTTCCCTCTACACCCCTACCGACGCCGGTATCCTCGTCTCCATCTACAACAACCTGGACTCTTACGAGATCCCCGGCCCCAAGCTCCCTGCTGCCTTTGGCGGCTCCGGCTCTGGTTCcggctcctccgccgccccggctCCCACCTCCACGGCTGCTCCCGTTGCCTCCGCCCCTGCCGTCACCTCTGCCCCTGCCgctgccaccaccactgcTGCCGCTGAGGCTGCCGTCACCTCCGCTCCTGCCTCTGCTCAGCAGCCCGCCCCTACCGGTGGCGCTACTGCGCCCACCTGCGAGGAgaagcgccgccgccgtctggcTCGCCGCATGGCTCGCCAGCACGCCCGCGACGTTGTCCGCCGCGTCTAA
- a CDS encoding Calcineurin is a calcium-dependent, translated as MPPKKRTTVAAAVPLGEADANRGSATNNTMTEPAEKPAPKSRKRKSDAVDGAAYPSGSTHRIAYNSLSDFLKKKGPTSGNTSSVFYAGYVFFEKLCIVTKKPKGKTRLEMEILWPDGFDTHAQMASYIVPTYATLTMDQYGKVRCY; from the exons ATGCCGCCCAAGAAGCGTActaccgtcgccgccgccgtgccgcttggcgaggccgacgcgaACCGTGGATCGGCTACAAACAACACAATGACAGAG CCCGCCGAGAAGCCGGCCCCCAAGTCTCGCAAGCGCAAGtcggacgccgtcgacggggcCGCCTACCCCTCGGGCTCGACGCACAGGATTGCCTACAACTCGCTGTCCGACTttctgaagaagaagggcccGACGTCCGGCAACACGAGCAGCGTCTTCTACGCCGGCTACGTCTTCTTCGAGAAGCTGTGCATCGTGACCAAGAAACCCAAGGGCAAAACGAGGCTGGAGATGGAGATCTTGTGGCCTGATGGTTTCGACACCCACGCCCAGATGGCCAGTTACATCGTGCCTACGTATGCCACGTTGACAATGGATCAGTACGGCAAGGTTCGTTGTTATTGA